Proteins found in one Labrenzia sp. VG12 genomic segment:
- a CDS encoding PaaI family thioesterase: MSDTITENGKTHTLGALPKKAFHEMTGLDIFERMMAGELPAPPIMVHSNIRMKAFSDGRAVFTGQPAKEFLNPLGTVHGGWISTLIDTALSCAVHTTLQPGEFYTTTSLTVNMVRPLQATSGEVICEGRIVHRGSRLATSEGDLRDANGKLIAHGTVSCMIMKPS, from the coding sequence ATGAGCGACACGATTACCGAAAACGGCAAGACCCACACGCTTGGCGCCCTGCCCAAGAAGGCCTTTCATGAAATGACCGGCCTCGACATCTTTGAACGCATGATGGCGGGCGAATTGCCGGCGCCGCCGATCATGGTGCACTCCAATATCCGCATGAAGGCGTTTTCCGACGGCCGCGCCGTCTTTACCGGTCAGCCGGCGAAGGAATTTCTCAACCCGCTCGGCACGGTTCATGGCGGCTGGATTTCAACGCTGATCGATACGGCCCTGTCCTGCGCGGTCCATACCACGTTGCAGCCCGGCGAGTTCTATACGACCACGTCGCTGACCGTGAACATGGTCCGCCCGCTTCAGGCCACCAGCGGTGAAGTCATCTGCGAAGGCCGCATCGTCCATCGCGGCTCGCGCCTTGCCACTTCCGAAGGTGACCTGCGCGATGCCAATGGCAAACTGATCGCCCATGGCACGGTCAGCTGCATGATCATGAAGCCGAGCTGA
- the rplA gene encoding 50S ribosomal protein L1, translating into MAKVGKRIKEARDGIDRNKLYALDEAIGLVKGRSKTKFDETVEVAINLGVDPRHADQMVRGVCVLPNGTGKTVKVAVFARGDKADEAKAAGADIVGAEELVQEVQSGKIDFDRCIATPDMMPLVGRLGKVLGPRGLMPNPKVGTVTPDVTAAVNDAKGGAVQFRVEKAGIVHAGVGKVSFSEEAISENVKALIDAVQKAKPSGAKGSYLKRIAVSSTMGPGVKIDLASVAGE; encoded by the coding sequence ATGGCGAAGGTTGGAAAGCGTATCAAGGAAGCGCGTGACGGCATCGACCGCAACAAGCTCTATGCCCTCGACGAGGCAATCGGTCTGGTCAAGGGCCGGTCCAAGACCAAGTTCGACGAAACCGTCGAAGTGGCGATCAACCTCGGTGTTGACCCGCGTCACGCAGACCAGATGGTCCGCGGCGTGTGTGTGCTGCCGAACGGCACCGGCAAGACCGTCAAGGTTGCCGTCTTTGCGCGTGGCGACAAGGCTGACGAAGCCAAGGCCGCCGGCGCCGACATCGTTGGTGCGGAAGAGCTGGTCCAGGAAGTTCAGAGCGGCAAGATCGACTTCGATCGCTGCATCGCGACCCCGGACATGATGCCGCTCGTCGGTCGTCTCGGTAAGGTTCTCGGCCCGCGTGGCCTGATGCCGAACCCGAAGGTCGGCACCGTGACCCCGGACGTCACCGCAGCTGTCAACGACGCCAAGGGCGGCGCTGTTCAGTTCCGCGTCGAAAAGGCCGGTATCGTTCATGCCGGCGTTGGCAAGGTGTCCTTCTCCGAAGAAGCGATCTCTGAGAACGTCAAGGCTCTGATCGACGCTGTTCAGAAGGCCAAGCCGTCCGGTGCAAAAGGTTCCTACCTGAAGCGCATTGCCGTGTCCTCCACGATGGGCCCGGGCGTGAAGATTGATCTCGCAAGCGTTGCTGGCGAGTAA
- the rpoB gene encoding DNA-directed RNA polymerase subunit beta: protein MTQTFNGRKKVRKYFGSIRDVAAMPNLIEVQKASYDQFLQVDEMQGGGRKNEGLEAVFQSVFPISDFAGTSLLEFVSYEFEAPKYDVDECRQRDMTFAAPLKVTLRLIVFDVDEDTGAKSVKDIKEQDVYMGDMPFMTDNGTFIVNGTERVIVSQMHRSPGVFFDHDKGKTHSSGKLLFAARVIPYRGSWLDIEFDAKDIVHARIDRRRKIPVTSLLMALGLDGEEILNTFYNRIDYTRQKDGSWRMPFDGARLKGTKASYDLIDADSGDVVVEGGRKITARTIRQLEEKGITALKVTDEDLHGQYLAEDIVDTQTGEIYVEAGDEITGKVLEELVERGYHDLPMLDIDHVNTGPYIRNTLNVDKNESREDALFDIYRVMRPGEPPTIDTAEAMFQSLFFDDERYDLSAVGRVKMNMRLDVECEDTVRVLRKEDILEVIRVLLELRDGKGEIDDIDNLGNRRVRSVGELMENQYRVGLLRMERAIKERMSSVEIDTVMPQDLINAKPAAAAVREFFGSSQLSQFMDQTNPLSEVTHKRRLSALGPGGLTRERAGFEVRDVHPTHYGRICPIETPEGPNIGLINSLATFARVNKYGFIESPYRKVKDGAVTNDVVYLSAMEEAKHYVAQSNAVYDDEGRFTEELITCRHAGENMMVPSDKVDLMDVSPKQLVSVAAALIPFLENDDANRALMGSNMQRQAVPLVRAEAPFVGTGMEPIVARDSGAAIGARRAGVVDQVDATRIVIRATEELDPGKSGVDIYRLQKFQRSNQNTCINQRPLVRVGDRVHKGDIIADGPSTDLGDLALGRNVLVAFMPWNGYNFEDSILLSERIVSDDIFTSIHLEEFEVMARDTKLGPEEITRDIPNVSEEALKNLDEAGIVYIGAELNPGDILVGKITPKGESPMTPEEKLLRAIFGEKASDVRDTSLRLPPGVSGTVVEVRVFNRHGVEKDERAMAIEREEIERLAKDRDDEQAILDRNVYGRLAEMLMDKTAVAGPKGFKKDTQLTGDVLNDFPRSQWWQFATDDEKFMSEIEALRGQYDDSRKRLEQRFIDKVEKLQRGDELPPGVMKMVKVFVAVKRKLQPGDKMAGRHGNKGVVSKINPCEDMPFLEDGTHVDIVLNPLGVPSRMNVGQILETHMGWACRGMGLRIGEMYDEYRKTGEIENLRGKVIEIYGDNLKGDNVKEFDDEGVVRLAEQLKKGVPIATPVFDGAREPDVVEALNIAGYKPSGQSTLYDGRTGEEFDRQVTVGYIYMLKLHHLVDDKIHARSIGPYSLVTQQPLGGKAQFGGQRFGEMEVWALEAYGAAYTLQEMLTVKSDDVAGRTKVYEAIVRGDDTFEAGIPESFNVLVKEMRSLGLNVELQRTDAPAIAEEETADAAE from the coding sequence ATGACCCAAACGTTCAACGGTCGCAAAAAGGTCCGTAAATATTTCGGATCGATCCGCGATGTCGCGGCTATGCCCAATCTCATCGAGGTACAAAAAGCATCCTACGACCAGTTTCTTCAGGTCGACGAGATGCAGGGCGGTGGTCGCAAGAATGAAGGCCTTGAAGCGGTCTTCCAGTCCGTATTTCCGATCTCCGATTTTGCAGGCACGTCCCTGCTGGAATTTGTTTCCTACGAATTCGAAGCCCCCAAATACGACGTCGACGAGTGCCGCCAGCGCGACATGACCTTCGCAGCGCCGCTGAAGGTGACCCTGCGCCTGATCGTGTTTGATGTCGATGAAGACACCGGTGCTAAGTCCGTCAAGGACATCAAGGAACAGGATGTCTACATGGGCGACATGCCGTTCATGACCGACAACGGCACCTTTATCGTCAACGGCACCGAGCGCGTTATCGTCTCCCAGATGCACCGGTCTCCGGGCGTGTTCTTCGACCATGACAAGGGCAAGACCCATTCTTCCGGCAAGCTGCTGTTTGCCGCACGCGTGATCCCGTATCGCGGCTCCTGGCTCGACATCGAGTTCGACGCCAAGGACATCGTGCATGCCCGTATCGACCGTCGCCGGAAGATCCCGGTCACGTCGCTGCTGATGGCGCTCGGCCTGGACGGTGAGGAAATCCTCAACACGTTCTACAACCGGATCGACTACACCCGCCAGAAGGACGGCTCCTGGCGCATGCCGTTTGACGGTGCGCGTCTGAAAGGCACCAAGGCGTCCTACGACCTGATCGACGCAGACAGCGGTGATGTGGTGGTCGAAGGCGGTCGCAAGATCACCGCGCGCACGATCCGTCAGCTCGAGGAAAAGGGCATCACCGCCCTGAAAGTGACCGACGAAGATCTGCACGGCCAGTACCTGGCCGAGGACATCGTCGACACCCAGACCGGTGAGATCTATGTGGAAGCCGGCGATGAAATCACCGGCAAGGTGCTCGAGGAACTGGTCGAGCGTGGGTACCACGATCTGCCGATGCTCGACATCGACCACGTCAACACGGGCCCTTACATCCGCAACACGCTCAATGTCGACAAGAACGAATCCCGGGAGGATGCGCTCTTTGACATCTACCGTGTGATGCGTCCGGGTGAGCCGCCCACCATCGACACCGCCGAAGCGATGTTCCAGTCGCTGTTCTTCGACGACGAACGCTACGACCTGTCCGCGGTCGGTCGCGTCAAGATGAACATGCGTCTTGATGTCGAGTGCGAGGACACCGTGCGTGTTCTGCGCAAGGAAGACATCCTGGAAGTTATCCGCGTTCTTCTGGAGCTGCGTGACGGCAAGGGCGAGATCGACGACATCGACAACCTCGGCAACCGCCGTGTCCGTTCCGTCGGCGAGCTGATGGAAAACCAGTACCGCGTCGGTCTGCTGCGCATGGAACGTGCGATCAAGGAGCGTATGAGCTCCGTCGAGATCGACACGGTCATGCCGCAGGATCTGATCAACGCCAAGCCGGCTGCAGCTGCCGTGCGTGAATTCTTCGGCTCTTCGCAGCTGTCGCAGTTCATGGACCAGACCAACCCGCTGTCGGAAGTCACCCACAAGCGCCGCCTGTCGGCCCTTGGCCCGGGTGGTCTGACCCGTGAGCGCGCAGGCTTCGAAGTCCGCGACGTTCACCCGACGCACTATGGTCGTATCTGCCCGATTGAAACGCCGGAAGGCCCGAACATCGGTCTGATCAACTCGCTTGCGACCTTCGCCCGTGTCAACAAGTACGGCTTCATCGAAAGCCCGTACCGCAAGGTGAAGGACGGTGCCGTCACCAACGACGTCGTCTACCTTTCCGCCATGGAAGAAGCCAAGCACTACGTGGCGCAGTCCAACGCCGTCTATGATGACGAAGGCCGCTTCACCGAAGAGCTGATCACCTGCCGTCACGCGGGTGAAAACATGATGGTTCCGTCCGACAAGGTCGACCTCATGGACGTTTCGCCGAAGCAGCTTGTCTCCGTCGCCGCGGCGCTCATTCCGTTCCTTGAGAACGATGACGCCAACCGCGCACTGATGGGCTCGAACATGCAGCGTCAGGCCGTGCCGCTGGTGCGCGCCGAAGCGCCGTTTGTCGGCACCGGCATGGAGCCGATCGTGGCCCGCGATTCCGGTGCGGCCATCGGTGCCCGCCGTGCAGGTGTGGTCGACCAGGTCGATGCAACGCGTATCGTTATCCGGGCGACCGAGGAACTCGACCCGGGCAAGTCCGGCGTCGATATCTACCGGCTGCAGAAGTTCCAGCGTTCCAACCAGAACACCTGCATCAACCAGCGTCCGCTGGTACGTGTCGGTGACCGGGTCCACAAGGGTGACATCATTGCCGACGGTCCGTCGACCGATCTTGGCGATCTGGCACTCGGCCGGAACGTGCTTGTCGCGTTCATGCCCTGGAACGGCTACAACTTCGAGGATTCCATCCTCCTGTCCGAGCGCATCGTGTCCGACGATATCTTCACCTCCATCCACCTCGAGGAATTCGAAGTGATGGCGCGTGACACCAAGCTCGGCCCGGAAGAGATCACGCGCGACATTCCGAACGTTTCGGAAGAAGCGCTCAAGAACCTCGACGAAGCCGGTATCGTCTATATCGGTGCCGAGCTGAACCCGGGTGATATCCTGGTCGGCAAGATCACGCCGAAGGGCGAGAGCCCGATGACGCCGGAAGAAAAGCTTCTGCGCGCCATCTTCGGTGAAAAGGCCTCCGACGTTCGCGACACCTCCCTGCGCCTGCCGCCGGGGGTTTCCGGTACCGTCGTCGAAGTGCGCGTCTTCAACCGCCACGGCGTTGAAAAAGACGAGCGCGCGATGGCGATCGAGCGTGAGGAGATCGAACGCCTCGCGAAAGACCGCGACGACGAACAGGCAATCCTTGACCGCAACGTCTATGGCCGCCTGGCCGAGATGCTGATGGACAAGACCGCCGTTGCAGGCCCGAAGGGCTTCAAGAAGGACACGCAACTGACCGGGGACGTTCTGAACGACTTCCCGCGCTCGCAGTGGTGGCAGTTTGCCACCGACGACGAGAAGTTCATGTCCGAGATCGAAGCTCTGCGCGGTCAGTATGACGACAGCCGCAAGCGTCTCGAGCAGCGTTTCATCGACAAGGTCGAGAAGCTGCAGCGCGGTGACGAACTGCCGCCGGGCGTCATGAAGATGGTCAAGGTCTTTGTTGCGGTGAAGCGCAAGCTGCAGCCGGGCGACAAGATGGCCGGCCGTCACGGCAACAAGGGCGTGGTCTCCAAGATCAACCCGTGCGAGGACATGCCGTTCCTGGAAGACGGCACGCATGTCGACATCGTGCTCAACCCGCTCGGCGTTCCGTCGCGCATGAACGTCGGTCAGATCCTTGAAACCCACATGGGTTGGGCCTGCCGCGGCATGGGCCTGCGCATCGGCGAGATGTATGATGAGTACCGCAAGACCGGTGAGATCGAGAACCTGCGTGGCAAGGTCATCGAGATCTATGGCGACAACCTGAAGGGCGACAACGTCAAGGAGTTCGACGACGAAGGCGTCGTGCGCCTGGCGGAACAGCTGAAAAAGGGTGTGCCGATCGCAACGCCGGTCTTTGACGGCGCGCGTGAGCCGGACGTGGTCGAGGCGCTCAACATCGCCGGTTACAAGCCGTCGGGTCAGTCGACCCTCTATGACGGCCGGACCGGTGAAGAGTTCGATCGCCAGGTCACGGTGGGCTACATCTACATGCTGAAGCTCCACCACCTTGTCGATGACAAGATCCATGCCCGTTCGATCGGCCCGTACTCGCTCGTCACGCAGCAGCCGCTGGGTGGTAAGGCGCAGTTCGGTGGCCAGCGCTTCGGGGAAATGGAGGTCTGGGCACTGGAAGCCTACGGTGCAGCCTACACGCTGCAGGAAATGCTCACCGTCAAGTCGGACGACGTGGCCGGCCGTACGAAGGTCTACGAGGCCATCGTTCGCGGCGACGACACGTTCGAGGCGGGCATTCCGGAAAGCTTCAACGTGCTTGTGAAGGAAATGCGGTCCCTGGGTCTCAACGTTGAACTGCAACGGACGGACGCCCCAGCGATTGCCGAGGAAGAAACTGCAGACGCTGCAGAGTAA
- a CDS encoding RNA methyltransferase, which yields MSDDKKPTRPGNKPAYRGNKRFAGKPAPRRPGLPPEGPVLLYGLHTVEAAFANTDRKRLKLYATENAQRRLEERGVRIDVPVETMMPRALDRMVTKDAVHQGMILEADPLPAYGAEHLKGARLILALDQVTDPHNVGAILRSAVALDADAVVTTERHAPEEGSVLAKAASGALDMIKHVRVKNMARFVTEMKDQGFSCIALDSDGPASLEDTPFTDKTVLVLGSEGKGVRQGVREACGLTARLDMPGEIRSLNVSNAAVLSLYVARMKMGL from the coding sequence ATGAGTGACGACAAGAAACCTACCCGCCCGGGCAACAAGCCCGCCTATCGCGGCAACAAGCGTTTTGCCGGCAAGCCTGCGCCGCGCCGACCCGGCCTGCCACCGGAAGGTCCGGTGCTGCTTTATGGTCTCCACACCGTGGAAGCCGCCTTTGCCAACACCGACCGCAAGCGGCTGAAGCTTTATGCGACGGAAAATGCGCAGCGCCGCCTGGAAGAGCGGGGCGTCAGGATCGACGTTCCGGTCGAAACCATGATGCCGCGCGCGCTTGACCGCATGGTCACCAAGGACGCCGTCCATCAGGGCATGATCCTGGAAGCCGATCCCCTGCCCGCCTATGGCGCAGAGCACCTCAAAGGCGCCCGGCTGATCCTGGCCCTCGACCAGGTGACCGACCCGCACAATGTCGGTGCCATCCTGCGCTCCGCCGTCGCCCTTGATGCCGACGCGGTCGTCACCACCGAACGCCACGCTCCGGAAGAAGGTTCCGTGCTTGCCAAGGCCGCTTCCGGCGCGCTCGACATGATCAAGCATGTGCGTGTGAAGAACATGGCCCGCTTCGTCACCGAGATGAAGGACCAGGGCTTCTCCTGCATCGCGCTCGACAGCGACGGGCCAGCAAGCCTTGAAGACACGCCGTTTACCGACAAGACCGTGCTGGTGCTCGGCTCGGAAGGCAAAGGCGTGCGGCAAGGCGTGCGCGAAGCCTGTGGCCTCACTGCCCGCCTCGACATGCCCGGCGAGATCCGGTCCCTCAACGTCTCCAATGCGGCCGTGCTGTCGCTTTATGTGGCGCGCATGAAGATGGGGCTTTGA
- the rplK gene encoding 50S ribosomal protein L11 — translation MAKKIEGFLKLQVPAGSATPSPPIGPALGQRGLNIMEFCKAFNAQTQDVEKGAPCPTVITYYSDKSFTFEVKTAPVSFFLKKAAKLQKGSQTPGRGTVGSVTRDQVKEIAEAKMKDLNANDVDAAMLMVEGSARSMGLEVKG, via the coding sequence ATGGCGAAGAAAATTGAAGGCTTCCTGAAGCTTCAGGTGCCGGCAGGTTCCGCGACCCCGTCGCCGCCCATCGGGCCGGCACTCGGTCAGCGTGGTCTGAACATCATGGAATTCTGTAAGGCGTTCAACGCGCAGACCCAGGATGTTGAAAAGGGTGCTCCGTGCCCGACCGTGATTACCTACTACTCCGACAAGTCCTTCACGTTCGAAGTGAAGACGGCTCCGGTCAGCTTCTTCCTGAAGAAAGCTGCCAAGCTGCAGAAGGGGTCCCAGACCCCGGGCCGCGGCACTGTCGGTTCCGTGACCCGTGACCAGGTCAAGGAAATCGCAGAAGCCAAGATGAAGGACCTGAACGCCAACGACGTCGATGCAGCAATGCTGATGGTCGAAGGCTCCGCCCGTTCCATGGGCCTTGAGGTGAAGGGGTAA
- the secE gene encoding preprotein translocase subunit SecE: protein MAKTNPFKFIQEVRAETSKVTWPTRKETAVTTVMVFVMVLIASIFFLLADQLMGWGIGYILGVGS from the coding sequence ATGGCCAAGACCAATCCCTTTAAATTCATCCAGGAAGTGCGCGCCGAAACGTCCAAGGTGACCTGGCCGACGCGCAAGGAAACCGCTGTGACCACCGTCATGGTGTTCGTCATGGTGCTGATCGCCTCGATCTTCTTCCTGTTGGCTGACCAGCTGATGGGGTGGGGGATCGGCTATATCCTGGGTGTCGGCAGCTGA
- the nusG gene encoding transcription termination/antitermination protein NusG: MAKRWYIVHAYSNFEKKVADSIREKAEQKGLTDLFEEILVPMEKVVEVRRGRKVDTERKFFPGYVLVKMEMTNEAFHLIKDTPKVTGFLGADQKPMPIPEKEAMRIINQVQEGVDRPKPSVSFEVGEQVRVSDGPFASFSGLVEEVDDERARLKVAVSIFGRATPVELEFGQVDKL, encoded by the coding sequence ATGGCCAAGCGCTGGTACATTGTGCACGCCTATTCCAATTTCGAGAAGAAGGTCGCCGATTCCATCCGCGAGAAGGCCGAACAGAAAGGCTTGACCGATCTGTTTGAGGAAATCCTGGTTCCGATGGAAAAGGTCGTCGAAGTGCGCCGTGGCCGCAAGGTCGACACGGAGCGAAAATTCTTCCCGGGCTATGTCCTGGTGAAGATGGAGATGACGAACGAGGCGTTCCACCTGATCAAGGACACGCCGAAAGTCACCGGGTTCCTGGGCGCGGATCAGAAACCGATGCCGATCCCGGAAAAAGAGGCAATGCGCATAATCAACCAGGTGCAGGAAGGTGTCGACCGGCCGAAGCCGTCCGTCAGCTTCGAGGTTGGTGAGCAGGTGCGTGTCTCCGACGGTCCGTTCGCGTCCTTCTCCGGCCTTGTCGAGGAAGTCGACGACGAGCGCGCACGTCTCAAGGTGGCCGTGTCCATCTTCGGCCGCGCAACGCCGGTCGAACTGGAATTCGGTCAGGTCGACAAGCTCTGA
- a CDS encoding MarR family winged helix-turn-helix transcriptional regulator translates to MSISLDDIDFLHMGRTCLGHAARRTANLLTRHYNRHMVEVGLELTQAQLLAAIADGSASSAAEIARFLGIDRSTLARNLKPLEAAGLITRQEGRGRKVLPVLTPAGETKVIEIHQTWLKAQEELNTLLGPEGADAVRSQMSALRKAVHILEDREASVRPASSGTPT, encoded by the coding sequence ATGAGCATATCCCTTGATGACATCGACTTCCTGCATATGGGCCGCACATGCCTGGGCCATGCGGCCCGCCGCACGGCCAATCTGCTGACCCGTCATTACAACAGGCATATGGTGGAAGTCGGCCTGGAGCTTACACAGGCGCAGCTGCTGGCGGCCATTGCCGACGGCTCCGCGTCCTCCGCAGCCGAAATCGCCAGGTTCCTGGGAATCGACCGTTCCACCCTCGCCCGCAATCTCAAGCCGCTTGAGGCTGCCGGCCTGATCACCCGGCAGGAAGGCCGCGGCCGCAAGGTGCTGCCTGTCCTGACACCGGCGGGTGAGACAAAGGTCATCGAGATCCACCAGACCTGGCTGAAAGCCCAGGAAGAATTGAACACACTTCTCGGCCCGGAAGGCGCAGACGCGGTGCGCAGCCAGATGTCCGCCCTCAGAAAGGCCGTCCATATCCTGGAAGACAGGGAGGCGTCTGTCCGTCCCGCTTCTTCCGGCACCCCCACCTAG
- the tuf gene encoding elongation factor Tu: MAKEKFERNKPHVNIGTIGHVDHGKTTLTAAITMTLAEAGGAEAKAYDEIDGAPEEKARGITISTAHVEYETDNRHYAHVDCPGHADYVKNMITGAAQMDGAILVCSSADGPMPQTREHILLARQVGVPALVVFMNKVDQVDDEELLELVEMEIRELLSSYEFPGDDIPIVKGSALAAVENRDPAIGRDAIRELMAQVDDYIPTPERPKDQPFLMPIEDVFSISGRGTVVTGRVERGVINVGEEVEIVGIKDTTKTTVTGVEMFRKLLDSGEAGDNIGALIRGIGREDVERGQVLCKPGSVTPHTKFKAEAYILTKEEGGRHTPFFTNYRPQFYFRTTDVTGVVSLPEGTEMVMPGDNVSVDVELIVPIAMEEGLRFAIREGGRTVGAGVVASIIE, encoded by the coding sequence ATGGCGAAGGAAAAGTTTGAGCGCAATAAGCCGCACGTTAACATTGGCACGATTGGCCACGTTGACCACGGCAAGACCACGCTGACCGCTGCAATCACCATGACGCTGGCTGAAGCCGGTGGTGCTGAAGCGAAAGCCTATGATGAGATCGACGGCGCGCCGGAAGAAAAGGCACGCGGCATCACCATCTCCACGGCACACGTTGAGTATGAGACGGACAACCGTCACTACGCCCACGTCGACTGCCCGGGCCACGCTGACTACGTGAAGAACATGATCACCGGTGCTGCCCAGATGGACGGCGCGATCCTGGTGTGTTCTTCCGCAGACGGCCCGATGCCGCAGACCCGTGAGCACATCCTGCTCGCCCGTCAGGTTGGCGTTCCGGCTCTGGTTGTCTTCATGAACAAGGTCGACCAGGTCGACGATGAAGAGCTGCTTGAGCTGGTTGAAATGGAAATCCGCGAGCTGCTGTCTTCCTACGAGTTCCCGGGTGACGACATTCCGATCGTCAAGGGTTCTGCTCTGGCAGCCGTTGAGAACCGCGATCCGGCCATCGGCCGTGACGCGATCCGTGAGCTGATGGCTCAGGTTGACGACTACATCCCGACGCCTGAGCGTCCGAAGGATCAGCCGTTCCTGATGCCGATCGAAGACGTGTTCTCGATCTCCGGCCGCGGTACCGTTGTGACCGGCCGTGTTGAGCGCGGTGTGATCAACGTGGGTGAAGAAGTCGAGATCGTCGGCATCAAGGACACCACCAAGACCACCGTTACCGGTGTTGAAATGTTCCGCAAGCTGCTGGACAGCGGTGAAGCAGGCGACAACATCGGCGCCCTGATCCGCGGCATCGGCCGCGAGGATGTTGAGCGTGGCCAGGTTCTGTGCAAGCCGGGTTCTGTGACCCCGCACACGAAGTTCAAGGCCGAAGCCTACATCCTCACCAAGGAAGAAGGTGGTCGTCACACCCCGTTCTTCACCAACTACCGCCCGCAGTTCTACTTCCGTACGACGGATGTGACCGGTGTGGTGTCCCTGCCGGAAGGCACGGAAATGGTGATGCCGGGCGACAACGTCTCCGTTGACGTTGAGCTGATCGTGCCGATCGCCATGGAAGAAGGCCTGCGCTTCGCTATCCGCGAAGGTGGTCGTACCGTCGGCGCCGGCGTCGTCGCATCCATCATCGAATAA
- the rplL gene encoding 50S ribosomal protein L7/L12, producing MADLEKLVEELSALTVMEAAELSKLLEEKWGVSAAAPVAVAAVAGAGGEAAAEEEKTEFDVVLASAGDKKINVIKEVRAITGLGLKEAKELVESAPKPVKEGVAKDEAEELKKKLEEAGASVELK from the coding sequence ATGGCTGATCTTGAAAAGCTCGTAGAAGAACTGTCCGCACTGACCGTCATGGAAGCTGCAGAACTTTCCAAGCTTCTGGAAGAAAAGTGGGGCGTTTCCGCTGCTGCTCCGGTTGCTGTTGCTGCTGTTGCCGGTGCTGGCGGCGAAGCTGCTGCTGAAGAAGAGAAAACCGAATTTGACGTTGTCCTGGCTTCTGCCGGCGACAAGAAAATCAACGTCATCAAGGAAGTCCGTGCCATCACCGGCCTGGGCCTGAAGGAAGCTAAGGAACTCGTTGAGTCCGCTCCGAAGCCGGTCAAGGAAGGCGTTGCCAAGGACGAAGCTGAAGAGCTGAAGAAGAAGCTGGAAGAAGCTGGCGCTTCTGTCGAGCTGAAGTAA
- the rplJ gene encoding 50S ribosomal protein L10 produces MERAEKHEFVTALNAELGNTGVVVVAHYAGLSVAQMTALRASVREAGGTVKVAKNRLVKLALQGTDLEHISDLFQGPTVIVHSDDPVAAPKAAVDFAKANDKFAILGGALGTTNLNPDGVKSLATMPSLDELRAKLVGMIQTPASRMAQVTAAPAGQLARVFGAYAKKDEAA; encoded by the coding sequence GTGGAAAGAGCGGAAAAGCACGAGTTCGTGACGGCTCTCAACGCCGAGCTGGGTAACACCGGTGTTGTTGTTGTCGCGCACTATGCAGGTCTTTCGGTTGCACAGATGACCGCGTTGCGGGCATCGGTGCGTGAAGCCGGCGGCACTGTAAAAGTCGCAAAAAACCGCCTTGTGAAACTCGCCCTTCAAGGCACCGACCTTGAGCACATCTCCGACCTGTTTCAGGGCCCGACCGTCATCGTCCATTCCGACGATCCGGTAGCCGCTCCGAAAGCAGCCGTCGACTTCGCCAAGGCAAACGACAAGTTTGCGATCCTTGGTGGTGCTCTTGGTACGACCAACCTGAACCCGGATGGGGTCAAGTCTCTGGCAACCATGCCGTCGCTCGATGAGCTGCGTGCGAAACTGGTTGGCATGATCCAGACCCCGGCTTCCCGTATGGCTCAGGTTACCGCCGCACCGGCCGGGCAGCTTGCCCGTGTCTTCGGCGCGTACGCCAAGAAGGACGAGGCCGCATAA